Proteins found in one Triticum urartu cultivar G1812 chromosome 4, Tu2.1, whole genome shotgun sequence genomic segment:
- the LOC125552185 gene encoding SH3 domain-containing protein 2-like, with amino-acid sequence MEALKKQASKLREHVAKQQQAVRKTFSARHNQDTSLVDEAELECHQNLQKLYNTTRAAKHFQRTIVRGLEGFVAVSTKQMEIVKKLAEDCCKYGNNNQNVGFVLGKASVEFGKSHNQMEIEREKLLRVLGEQVFEPLREMIMSAPLEDARLLTYRYQRIRQDMESQIADVVRRQLKSKESSGNTDSVKLQHAESKLSELRTTLAALGKEATAAMEAVEAQQQQITFDRLLAMVDAERTYHQNVADILNKLHDEMLNARPHEESDNNDDVPSSDPSSEPKVSSPKVSPTHVHSNSISEDPALTETSEPTRNGQEVHYVGEVIHPFDGQADGELSISVGDFVVVRQVSPNGWSEGECKGKAGWFPSAYVEERDKAPASKVIEPGRLTA; translated from the exons ATGGAGGCGCTCAAGAAGCAGGCCAGCAAGCTGCGGGAGCACGTCGCCAAGCAGCAGCAG GCAGTTCGCAAGACGTTCAGCGCACGCCATAATCAAGACACTTCGCTTGTCGATGAAGCTGAACTTGAGTGCCACCAGAATCTCCAGAAGCTTTATAATACCACAAGAGCAGCTAAA CATTTCCAACGAACCATTGTACGAGGACTGGAGGGTTTTGTTGCTGTTAGCACCAAACAGATGGAGATAG TGAAAAAGCTAGCTGAGGATTGTTGCAAATATGGAAACAACAATCAAAATGTTGGTTTTGTTCTTGGAAAGGCTTCGGTTGAGTTTGGTAAATCCCACAACCAAATGGAGATAGAGCGGGAGAAACTTCTTAGAGTTCTTGGAGAGCAG GTTTTTGAGCCTCTTCGAGAAATGATAATGAGTGCTCCTCTTGAAGATGCTCGCTTGTTAACTTACCGCTATCAACGGATCAGACAAGATATGGAGTCTCAG ATAGCTGATGTGGTTAGAAGGCAACTGAAGTCCAAGGAGAGTAGTGGTAATACAGATTCGGTGAAACTGCAACATGCAGAGTCAAAATTATCAGAGCTCCGAACTACGCTGGCAGCATTAGGAAAGGAAGCAACGGCAGCTATGGAGGCTGTAGAGGCTCAGCAGCAACAGATTACCTTCGATCGTCTTCTTGCAATG GTTGATGCCGAGAGAACTTACCATCAGAACGTTGCTGATATTCTGAACAAACTTCATGATGAG ATGCTCAATGCAAGACCCCATGAAGAGTCAGACAACAACGATGATGTGCCATCATCAGATCCATCATCGGAGCCTAAAGTATCATCACCTAAAGTATCACCCACACACGTGCACTCAAATAGCATATCAGAAGATCCAGCATTAACTGAAACTAGCGAACCTACAAGGAATGGTCAGGAAGTGCATTATGTTGGGGAG GTAATCCATCCGTTTGATGGTCAGGCTGATGGTGAGCTCAGTATCTCCGTGGGCGATTTCGTTGTGGTCCGCCAG GTGTCTCCAAACGGGTGGTCGGAAGGGGAGTGCAAAGGAAAGGCAGGCTGGTTCCCATCTGCGTACGTAGAGGAGAGGGACAAGGCCCCGGCAAGCAAGGTGATAGAGCCTGGACGTCTGACTGCGTGA